GACAAGCTCCTCGCCGAGGACTCGACCTTCTACGGCGACCTGTTCCCGCACGTGGTGCAGTGGAACGGCGGGCTCTACCTGGAGGACGGGCTGCACCGGGCGCTGCGCGCGGCGTTGCAGCAGCGCAACCAGATCCACGCCCGGGTGCTGGTGCTCGGCGGTCAGGGCGAGTGACCGGCGGCCTGAGGAATCGTTAGGGTGGCCCCCATGAGCCCTCTCGACCTGCTCGACGTCGACGCCTCGCTGAGCGAGGAGGAGCGCCAGATCCGTGCCGTCGTGCGCCGGCTCGTCGACGACCGGGTACGCCCGCACGTCGCCGGCTGGTACGAGCGGGGGGAGGTGCCCGCCCGCGAGCTGGCCCGCGAGTTCGGCAAGCTCGGCCTGCTCGGCATGCACCTGACCGGGTACGGCTGCGCCGGCTCCTCGGCCGTCGCGTACGGGCTGGCCTGCCTGGAGCTGGAGGCCGGCGACTCCGGCGTCCGCTCGCTGGTCTCGGTGCAGGGCTCGCTGGCCATGTACGCCATCTGGCGCTACGGCAGCGAGGAGCAGAAGCAGCGCTGGCTGCCCGCGATGGCGGCCGGCGAGGCGATCGGCTCCTTCGGGCTGACCGAGCCGGACCACGGCTCCGACCCGGCCTCGATGGCCACCCGGGCCCGCCGCGACGGCGACGACTGGATCCTCGACGGCGCCAAGATGTGGATCACCAACGCGCCGATCGCCGACGTCGCGGTGATCTGGGCGCG
This genomic interval from Micromonospora coxensis contains the following:
- a CDS encoding type II toxin-antitoxin system VapB family antitoxin, which encodes MIFRAVRDGRPYPEHNFTLKQWAEIPPRPLRLDQLITTKRELALDKLLAEDSTFYGDLFPHVVQWNGGLYLEDGLHRALRAALQQRNQIHARVLVLGGQGE